The Capsicum annuum cultivar UCD-10X-F1 chromosome 3, UCD10Xv1.1, whole genome shotgun sequence genomic sequence NNNNNNNNNNNNNNNNNNNNNNNNNNNNNNNNNNNNNNNNNNNNNNNNNNNNNNNNNNNNNNNNNNNNNNNNNNNNNNNNNNNNNNNNNNNNNNNNNNNNNNNNNNNNNNNNNNNNNNNNNNNNNNNNNNNNNNNNNNNNNNNNNNNNNNNNNNNNNNNNNNNNNNNNNNNNNNNNNNNNNNNNNNNNNNNNNNNNNNNNNNNNNNNNNNNNNNNNNNNNNNNNNNNNNNNNNNNNNNNNNNNNNNNNNNNNNNNNNNNNNNNNNNNNNNNNNNNNNNNNNNNNNNNNNNNNNNNNNNNNNNNNNNNNNNNNNNNNNNNNNNNNNNNNNNNNNNNNNNNNNNNNNNNNNNNNNNNNNNNNNNNNNNNNNNNNNNNNNNNNNNNNNNNNNNNNNNNNNNNNNNNNNNNNNNNNNNNNNNNNNNNNNNNNNNNNNNNNNNNNNNNNNNNNNNNNNNNNNNNNNNNNNNNNNNNNNNNNNNNNNNNNNNNNNNNNNNNNNNNNNNNNNNNNNNNNNNNNNNNNNNNNNNNNNNNNNNNNNNNNNNNNNNNNNNNNNNNNNNNNNNNNNNNNNNNNNNNNNNNNNNNNNNNNNNNNNNNNNNNNNNNNNNNNNNNNNNNNNNNNNNNNNNNNNNNNNNNNNNNNNNNNNNNNNNNNNNNNNNNNNNNNNNNNNNNNNNNNNNNNNNNNNNNNNNNNNNNNNNNNNNNNNNNNNNNNNNNNNNNNNNNNNNNNNNNNNNNNNNNNNNNNNNNNNNNNNNNNNNNNNNNNNNNNNNNNNNNNNNNNNNNNNNNNNNNNNNNNNNNNNNNNNNNNNNNNNNNNNNNNNNNNNNNNNNNNNNNNNNNNNNNNNNNNNNNNNNNNNNNNNNNNNNNNNNNNNNNNNNNNNNNNNNNNNNNNNNNNNNNNNNNNNNNNNNNNNNNNNNNNNNNNNNNNNNNNNNNNNNNNNNNNNNNNNNNNNNNNNNNNNNNNNNNNNNNNNNNNNNNNNNNNNNNNNNNNNNNNNNNNNNNNNNNNNNNNNNNNNNNNNNNNNNNNNNNNNNNNNNNNNNNNNNNNNNNNNNNNNNNNNNNNNNNNNNNNNNNNNNNNNNNNNNNNNNNNNNNNNNNNNNNNNNNNNNNNNNNNNNNNNNNNNNNNNNNNNNNNNNNNNNNNNNNNNNNNNNNNNNNNNNNNNNNNNNNNNNNNNNNNNNNNNNNNNNNNNNNNNNNNNNNNNNNNNNNNNNNNNNNNNNNNNNNNNNNNNNNNNNNNNNNNNNNNNNNNNNNNNNNNNNNNNNNNNNNNNNNNNNNNNNNNNNNNNNNNNNNNNNNNNNNNNNNNNNNNNNNNNNNNNNNNNNNNNNNNNNNNNNNNNNNNNNNNNNNNNNNNNNNNNNNNNNNNNNNNNNNNNNNNNNNNNNNNNNNNNNNNNNNNNNNNNNNNNNNNNNNNNNNNNNNNNNNNNNNNNNNNNNNNNNNNNNNNNNNNNNNNNNNNNNNNNNNNNNNNNNNNNNNNNNNNNNNNNNNNNNNNNNNNNNNNNNNNNNNNNNNNNNNNNNNNNNNNNNNNNNNNNNNNNNNNNNNNNNNNNNNNNNNNNNNNNNNNNNNNNNNNNNNNNNNNNNNNNNNNNNNNNNNNNNNNNNNNNNNNNNNNNNNNNNNNNNNNNNNNNNNNNNNAAAATATTATTTGCTTACACAAATCCTGTTGAAAATAAgacaataaatattatattttttaagaattcttttatttttggagtaAGCCCACATAATCATTAGATttttgcactttttttttttaagaaaaatatattagcTCTGAAATATAAAAAACTTTATACTGttgaataataatatagtaatagtaGTTATATAGTACAAAATGTTACTGTATACcaagaatgataaaaaaaaaaaaatgagaacaaAAATATCTCTAATATATGACATATAtggtttatatacatatatttaatgatctcttttttttaaaaaaaaaaaaaaaaaaatgattcgcCCTCATTGCATGAGCACGTATACTCGTAgaatacaaaatcaaaaacacATATATTTACTTTCTCTGGATGCATCTATTGCTGTTGATTTTCATATTTGTCTATAAAGCAAGAGTAGGACCTAATCAAGATTCTATCCCTTTTTAAAATTCCATTGCAAGGTCCTCAATCAGCTTTTCTTTTTGGATAAACCCTCACTAATAAAAAAGCTAGAAAAAGAAGTAAAGCTACCTTgtcacttatcctcatccacgTTCCTTTGCCCTttgctatttctttctttttgcttatTCAGTACAGTCAATATTTCACTAAAACAATCAGTCATCCACTCCCTTTAATTAACCCCCTTTTTCATTGTTTTCCTCCCATGTAACTTTTATTGCTGGGCCACCCCTTTATTTTCTTGTCCTTATTCTGGCAGGATATATTCATCTGCATGCATATGGCACATTCATGATCTAGTCATTAAAGTAAAATGAACCACTTTACTCAGTGCCAGGCGGGGCCTCAGTGTGCTGGAAAGAAAAGTGGTGAAGAGTCTCGTTGTAATTTGCCTTCAGAAATTCTTACTTTGCTCATTTTGTTTTCGCACCAATGCAACTGTTCCTCGTTTACTTGGCTCATTCTCAACACCCTCGACACTAATTTCAGGTCTATTAAGGATATCAATAtctccatttcttcatcttctctcAACCTTCTTTTATTCCTCAAGCACTTCCCTGTTCGTCGTAGATCTTTTACCTTTGATTTTTTCTGCGCAACATATATATGCAGGATTTTAAGTTATGTACACCCgtcaatatatataaattgtaaTAACACAGTTGCGATGTTATAAGGTAACTATATATGATGTAGTAATTAGTATCATGCATAGTGAAATGCCATCACATTCGACTGTAATGATGGTGTAAATAATTCTTTATACCGTTAGTGCGTATAAATACTTAAATTTTACATAATATTAAATCCTAATATTATTATTAGATATACAGTTGTCAATTCAATATAGaataactttgaatttttaatgaaCACAAATGTTTAGAGACTTGCCTTTTTGTTTACTTTCTTAAGTAATAAGATGAAAGTTGCATTAGCTGAACCTCTTCTTTTTCTGCTAAAGAAAGCAGCCATTAATATTTGACTACGATTCTCCTTGTCTGCCTTTAGGAAATTCATAAAGGTTCTGATTGCTTCTTTCATTATCTGAAGAAATGAATCTGAAGATATTCTTGAGCAATAATCTTCCTGCCCGTTATCCTCCTCTGAATCTAATCAAAACAAATAAACATTATTTTAAGAGATTGTTAAGGTTTCCAACTGTCTATTccattcataaatcaaaacaacCAATTGATCTGTTTCCTTAACAAACTTTCGAAACCAAATTATTATGGCCTAAATTTACGTTTTATTCTGACTTCTAATTTAATTAGTAATGCACAACTCATCCATCAAATACCAAAGGTCAGACTCATTCTTTTCCGAATTCTGTATTCCCAACACACAGGACAGCTGCAAAGTGAACGTGTGAATTATTGAATGAAGAATAATATGAGTTCATTTTCTACATACTAAAAAGAACAATACAGAAGTGTTTTTATGACACAAAGTTATTTAAGTTACGGCAACAGCCCATGTATGACAAATGAAGTTAATAGCCTGAAAAATAACTTGAATAATTTTCTTTAGCAGAACGTTGTACTAATTAATTATGTTAATAAATTCATTACACAAAATTGGGTATAAGTCAAATTATTAATTACGAAATGAATTTTTTTATCCCCTGTAGTCATCCACCAATATAATAGCCAGCGGATAtagatttttttgtatatttatcaTAATATACAAAAGCTATACCTATGTTGTACATAATTAATATCtactctttttatattttgactaACAGCTGTAATTAATTTAACAGAACGTCCAAATATGTAAAAAGCAATGAAAGATTCTTGTTTTGGttaaatttcatatcaaaacTTAAAAGCTATTACAGGAAAAAAAACATCTATTACGTACCTCGATATTCTGGTACTTGAAGCAACTTCGGAGCTAAGCTTCTCATTCTAGCATAAATCTCAGGTCTCCTACCATTTTCATATGGCTCATTCTCAACATATCTTTGTAAAAGGACTTGAAACTGCTGAAAATGTTGTGCTACATAAGCCGGACAACCTGGGTCCTCCGATTCCTTATTAGTATTATTACGGGAAGCTCGTAAGTGTTGGAAGTATTTGTAATTCCAACTCAGAGCTTCCCATGCTAAGCATACCTGTGCAATGTAAGCAGCCTCTAGTTCATGATAAGGGTTATGCCGCGATGACTTCTTATTCTTGCTTGTTCCCAATTTATGAACAATCCTATCTGATATTGATCGCGGACATGCTTGAATTGATCTTAATGATTCTGAAAATGAATTAGTTTAATTTCTTCATTAGTCAAATGAAAATACAACAGAAACATTTTTGTGGTAGATTCTCAAAAGGAAATGAGAGTAAATCTCACTTATGTTCCTGAATTTTACCAGTTACTTCCACTGTTCTAATTTTATATGATGCATTTTGACAGGAGTATagttgaagaaatattttttaaaaaaacatgtcATAGGTATTAGTGTTATTATAAATCATCCctttaatagtaaaataaaatgtttaaaattaatttacttttaaagatagaaagatatttttttatttacattgAAATAACTAAACCAGCTGAAATGTTCCATATAAAAGCATATCTAAAAGATTAAATCAAGCACAGGATTATGACAAATCACTCGTCACGTTAGAGCTATCTCGCTGCAATATTAATCCAACCCTCTAGACTTGAAAATATTTCAGTGTAAAATATTCACCTCCACATAACTTAATAAAAAGTTATTGAAAAACCATTTAAtaatacattttttttcaaaaaagaagattCATTATTGAAGTGCTTCACTTCTACAAAAATTCTTAATCCCGGCACTAGAAATTTCACTCTTTcccttatttgtattttttgaacaATTCACATGCGTATGGTCCTCTTATTTTAATGTGATGAAATTGGTTTGCAATTTATTATTAGAACGATTAAAACTCAGTGATGATACGTGAATAACACACAAAAATGAGAGAAAGTTAGAGATGTACCAGTTTCACGTAATTTTTGGGCACTAATTCTATCATAAAACAGCATTTCTTCATCATATTTTTGGAAGATTGTGTAAGACTCCCATTTTGGGCAACTTCTccttgatgaagaagaaaatggatcATCAGTTGTTGAGTCTTTTATGGAGCTTCTCCATTCAGTGGAACTCTTTGAAGTAGAACCATTGGTACAGGAATCCCCAAATATTTCATGCTCTTCCTTTTCTTGCACTAATTGGTACATCTTCTTGCTCTCTAAATTTGATGATGTTGCACTAGCAAACATATTGTCTTCTCTAGTACATAAATTAATCTCTGCCACTTTCTTGTCTTTAATGATCTCCCTGTAACAATTTCCTGCAACATCAACATagcaaacatgtataatcatCATTAAAATTAACATATAATGCCaagtattttagaaaataaatttaatttgtaaaataagCCTATAATTAGTACAAACCGTGATTTATGTCCTTATCGATCATGTTCGTTGATCCGTTTGTCTTCGAGTCCTTGGGAAGAGATGAGGTGGGCCCAGCTTTGTTGATTTGAGAATAACAATAAGAAACAGAATCAGAATCAGAATCATCATCCATCTCTTTAACTTCCACTTCATCATGATAAATTGATTCTAAATCCAGTACTGAACTATAAATAGACTCTTCTTCATCAGTGCT encodes the following:
- the LOC107863164 gene encoding uncharacterized protein LOC107863164, producing MQCSDETIARLFYNTSSSFQIFLLITYFTSILLAKLFYFLGGNPFFWRNQDGYDFAEFSEDEEMEEENMYYRNNNNNNVETVEENYFIDDKFLGFEKEVIEESCSTDEEESIYSSVLDLESIYHDEVEVKEMDDDSDSDSVSYCYSQINKAGPTSSLPKDSKTNGSTNMIDKDINHGNCYREIIKDKKVAEINLCTREDNMFASATSSNLESKKMYQLVQEKEEHEIFGDSCTNGSTSKSSTEWRSSIKDSTTDDPFSSSSRRSCPKWESYTIFQKYDEEMLFYDRISAQKLRETESLRSIQACPRSISDRIVHKLGTSKNKKSSRHNPYHELEAAYIAQVCLAWEALSWNYKYFQHLRASRNNTNKESEDPGCPAYVAQHFQQFQVLLQRYVENEPYENGRRPEIYARMRSLAPKLLQVPEYRDSEEDNGQEDYCSRISSDSFLQIMKEAIRTFMNFLKADKENRSQILMAAFFSRKRRGSANATFILLLKKVNKKKKSKVKDLRRTGKCLRNKRRLREDEEMEILISLIDLKLVSRVLRMSQVNEEQLHWCENKMSKVRISEGKLQRDSSPLFFPAH